In one Amaranthus tricolor cultivar Red isolate AtriRed21 chromosome 8, ASM2621246v1, whole genome shotgun sequence genomic region, the following are encoded:
- the LOC130821224 gene encoding jasmonate-induced protein homolog — protein MASSSAISDNHRAALDKLKAELGSGAESGLGDDVKMAYSNVNAQPSQATTRACMLNDGVGTITLHDYKDWSGKVFGSYPPSIPMTRSGKSTHRGVPPKDSQGSMGAVVYVGSNVQGQPNNCAWVLAWWVAGDGSSNKIYVETGPCSKYPKNKIDWDSIKDKLMNSINESNHRDDDTGAEASAKIDETGNIPACAAVFDVTL, from the exons ATGGCCTCTTCATCAGCAATCAGTGATAACCACAGGGCAGCTCTAGACAAGCTAAAGGCAGAATTAGGATCGGGAGCTGAAAGTGGGCTAGGGGATGATGTGAAAATGGCATACAGCAATGTGAATGCACAACCATCCCAAGCAACAACAAGAGCATGTATGCTCAATGATGGAGTGGGAACAATCACCTTACATGACTATAAAGATTGGTCTGGTAAAGTGTTTGGCTCGTATCCTCCTAGTATTCCGATGACTCGTTCGGGTAAGTCAACTCATCGAGGCGTTCCTCCAAAAGATTCACAGGGCTCTATGGGGGCGGTTGTTTATGTTGGCTCCAATGTACAAGGACAACCTAATAATTGTGCATGGGTCTTGGCCTGGTGGGTCGCTGGCGATGGCTCTTCCAATaag ATATACGTGGAAACCGGACCTTGTAGCAAGTATCCAAAGAATAAAATTGACTGGGACTCTATCAAAGACAAGCTGATGAATTCTATTAACGAAAGTAATCATCGTGACGACGATACCGGAGCTGAGGCATCTGCTAAAATTGATGAAACTGGAAATATTCCTGCTTGTGCTGCTGTTTTCGACGTCACCCTTTAA